A single window of Aquarana catesbeiana isolate 2022-GZ linkage group LG10, ASM4218655v1, whole genome shotgun sequence DNA harbors:
- the LOC141110379 gene encoding sushi, nidogen and EGF-like domain-containing protein 1 isoform X2 — translation MGEPNIFSKGLYTIIFLLALDDFTKRTTSTSSSLLYPYGSLSYDTIAPPSDDGVNGPITLSTKLTLFGNASTIIYVDNNGLLSFNTSISAFTPNKLPVLGGSNPFVAPFWADVDNAIAGDIYYRQSTDTDLLSRATSDIRSYFSLPTFSATWVFVATWSNVAYYGSTAVSSTVNTFQAVLITNASLTFAMFNYASIHWTTGTSSGGDSKGTGGTPALAGVNSGYKVGYYQIPSSLTTEIINISSTSNVNFPGRWVFKLDKLYPEDPSGIIV, via the exons ATGGGAGAACCCAACATTTTTTCGAAGGGCCTCTACACTATTATCTTTCTTCTTGCGCTAG atgactTTACCAAACGCACAACTTCAACATCTTCAA GTCTTTTGTATCCATATGGGAGTCTGTCATATGATACCATTGCTCCGCCATCGGATGATGGAGTAAATGGCCCAATAACACTTTCTACCAAGCTTACTCTCTTTGGAAATGCATCTACCATTATCTAC gtCGATAACAATGGTTTACTATCATTTAATACATCCATCTCAGCGTTCACACCCAATAAACTCCCAGTGCTTGGTGGCAGCAACCCTTTTGTGGCTCCGTTCTGGGCAGATGTGGACAATGCCATAGCCGGTGACATATATTATCGACAGAGCACTGACACCGACCTCCTAAGCCGCGCAACGAGTGATATCCGTTCTTACTTCAGTCTTCCCACGTTTTCAGCGACGTGGGTATTTGTGGCCACATGGAGTAATGTGGCATATTATGGATCTACAGCCGTATCTAGCACG GTTAACACATTTCAGGCTGTTCTCATCACAAATGCAAGCCTCACTTTTGCGATGTTCAACTATGCCAGTATTCATTGGACGACAGGGACGTCCAGTGGAGGCGACAGTAAAGGAACTGGAGGAACCCCAGCCCTG GCTGGGGTCAACAGTGGCTATAAAGTCGGATACTATCAAATACCCAGTTCCCTGACTACTGAGATCATCAACATATCATCTACAAGTAATGTCAATTTCCCTGGCCGATGGGTCTTCAAGCTGGACAAACTGTATCCTGAGGATCCCAGCGGGattatag
- the LOC141110379 gene encoding sushi, nidogen and EGF-like domain-containing protein 1 isoform X1: MGEPNIFSKGLYTIIFLLALDDFTKRTTSTSSSLLYPYGSLSYDTIAPPSDDGVNGPITLSTKLTLFGNASTIIYVDNNGLLSFNTSISAFTPNKLPVLGGSNPFVAPFWADVDNAIAGDIYYRQSTDTDLLSRATSDIRSYFSLPTFSATWVFVATWSNVAYYGSTAVSSTVNTFQAVLITNASLTFAMFNYASIHWTTGTSSGGDSKGTGGTPALAGVNSGYKVGYYQIPSSLTTEIINISSTSNVNFPGRWVFKLDKLYPEDPSGIIVCHRFRHTLTVSLHLSSICVKPSQMSSSLVNVKMKPFHNNSETGKKMLSSYTRHNRFENICIFFNIFFFCFQKDTLQIQIHKHFNIKKNVS; encoded by the exons ATGGGAGAACCCAACATTTTTTCGAAGGGCCTCTACACTATTATCTTTCTTCTTGCGCTAG atgactTTACCAAACGCACAACTTCAACATCTTCAA GTCTTTTGTATCCATATGGGAGTCTGTCATATGATACCATTGCTCCGCCATCGGATGATGGAGTAAATGGCCCAATAACACTTTCTACCAAGCTTACTCTCTTTGGAAATGCATCTACCATTATCTAC gtCGATAACAATGGTTTACTATCATTTAATACATCCATCTCAGCGTTCACACCCAATAAACTCCCAGTGCTTGGTGGCAGCAACCCTTTTGTGGCTCCGTTCTGGGCAGATGTGGACAATGCCATAGCCGGTGACATATATTATCGACAGAGCACTGACACCGACCTCCTAAGCCGCGCAACGAGTGATATCCGTTCTTACTTCAGTCTTCCCACGTTTTCAGCGACGTGGGTATTTGTGGCCACATGGAGTAATGTGGCATATTATGGATCTACAGCCGTATCTAGCACG GTTAACACATTTCAGGCTGTTCTCATCACAAATGCAAGCCTCACTTTTGCGATGTTCAACTATGCCAGTATTCATTGGACGACAGGGACGTCCAGTGGAGGCGACAGTAAAGGAACTGGAGGAACCCCAGCCCTG GCTGGGGTCAACAGTGGCTATAAAGTCGGATACTATCAAATACCCAGTTCCCTGACTACTGAGATCATCAACATATCATCTACAAGTAATGTCAATTTCCCTGGCCGATGGGTCTTCAAGCTGGACAAACTGTATCCTGAGGATCCCAGCGGGattatag TCTGTCACCGTTTTCGCCATACATTGACCGTTTCGTTGCATCTTTCGTCAATTTGCGTCAAGCCTTCTCAGATGAGTAGTTCCTTAGTAAATGTAAAAATGAAACCTTTCCACAATAATtcagaaacaggaaaaaaaatgctcTCATCATATACACGACACAACAGATTTGAAAATATCTGCATATTCttcaacatcttttttttttgttttcaaaaagatACATTGCAAATACAAATTCACAAacactttaacataaaaaaaaatgtctcataG